A DNA window from Candidatus Neomarinimicrobiota bacterium contains the following coding sequences:
- a CDS encoding FlgD immunoglobulin-like domain containing protein — MRLGFPTAAFLLSLPFALECNDFETTAAFSNASLSKDEKGSIYLTIDSEEEISGLQFLLQYDESRLILGKPEISPNNQHFTIYTGVDSNILEVVAVSLEGKTLDLSEPVLMIPLEAAKEFESVEHLTVKEFEAASPSGTKINLRVSAGKIYVVPSLPSKFRLTQNFPNPFSSETIIRFDLPEDAVILLAIYDVSGEKVKELRSEIVPAGSYSVSWDGKDTEGRPLSSGAYFCSLKVGVNYHSIKMVLLR; from the coding sequence ATGAGGCTAGGCTTTCCCACCGCAGCATTCCTCCTGAGCCTGCCGTTTGCTCTCGAATGCAACGATTTCGAGACAACCGCTGCTTTCTCAAATGCATCCCTCAGTAAAGACGAGAAGGGGTCAATCTACCTCACCATCGACTCCGAAGAGGAAATTTCGGGTCTCCAGTTTCTCCTTCAGTATGACGAAAGTAGACTTATTCTCGGCAAACCCGAGATTTCACCCAACAATCAACACTTCACAATATATACAGGGGTCGATTCCAATATCCTTGAGGTTGTGGCTGTAAGTCTCGAGGGTAAGACTCTCGATCTGAGTGAACCGGTATTGATGATCCCTCTGGAGGCGGCCAAGGAGTTTGAAAGTGTAGAGCATTTGACGGTGAAGGAGTTTGAGGCCGCTTCTCCCTCTGGAACCAAAATCAATCTCAGGGTATCTGCCGGCAAGATTTATGTCGTACCTTCATTGCCCTCCAAGTTTCGACTCACCCAGAACTTCCCCAATCCTTTTAGTTCCGAGACGATCATCAGATTCGACTTACCGGAGGATGCCGTCATTTTGCTCGCTATTTACGACGTGTCGGGGGAGAAGGTAAAGGAGCTGAGGAGTGAAATCGTTCCCGCGGGATCTTACTCGGTATCGTGGGACGGAAAGGACACTGAGGGGAGGCCACTTTCATCAGGTGCGTATTTCTGCTCACTAAAAGTAGGGGTTAACTATCATAGCATAAAGATGGTCCTCCTGAGATGA